A part of Anabas testudineus chromosome 7, fAnaTes1.2, whole genome shotgun sequence genomic DNA contains:
- the LOC113166774 gene encoding galactose-specific lectin nattectin-like encodes MASSLYFVVLLCLTGGLWTGANAQGKDQSVNPDEDGDCCVSCPPGWTQFENNCYIFYFSAKDWADAEVACIAVGGNLAPVHNKEQLTFIEEMIKRSTGSEVPSWLGGHDAVKEGVWLWSDGSKFDYKFWSAGEPSNGGGAENCMVNAFSGKANDLNCQNKKSYVCGKSLY; translated from the exons ATGGCATCAAGCCTGTATTTCGTTGTCCTCCTCTGTTTGACTGGCGGACTGTGGACTGGAGCAAAT GCACAGGGAAAAGATCAGTCAG TAAATCCTGACGAGGACGGCGACTGCTGTGTGAGCTGCCCTCCTGGGTGGACTCAGTTTGAAAACAACTGTTATATCTTCTACTTCAGTGCAAAGGACTGGGCTGATGCAGAG GTCGCCTGCATCGCTGTTGGTGGGAATCTGGCTCCAGTCCACAACAAAGAGCAGTTAACCTTCATTGAAGAAATGATCAAGAGGTCGACTGGCTCAGAGGTACCAAGTTGGCTTGGAGGCCATGATGCAGTTAAG GAGGGTGTGTGGCTGTGGAGTGATGGCTCCAAGTTTGATTACAAGTTCTGGTCAGCAGGGGAGCCCAGTAAcggaggaggagcagaaaatTGTATGGTGAATGCCTTTAGTG GTAAGGCCAACGACCTAAATTGTCAGAACAAGAAGTCTTATGTTTGTGGGAAGAGCCTGTATTGA